A genomic segment from Barrientosiimonas humi encodes:
- a CDS encoding prephenate dehydrogenase has translation MSRTSEAGLAFPADLEGWRRWSRTRRPIERTVRAAKHRLRPAPQAAPTLHLPPEGEGEVETLVVLDVLSPSCRAAVLDPVAHLDPARTALLAPAPLDPTDLPTQWRPRSWSAGTPLPGVRQVLTLGTFNALAEQVVAWARPRGARHVVVQHGLLTRWAPPLADGDHLLAWSVADADYWSAGRSSITSEVVGSQLLSLAGRQPRVPLKSERAVMLGQLHGVELNRREAMRTYLRFGRSEGVDYRPHPNERDLASRAAHQVMRRAGVRFADEPGSLLDLGRPVVSIFSTGTLEAAQRGLPAWVAHTDPPPWVEDLWERYGLSRWGADPTPAWPSPPVEPAAAVAAAVT, from the coding sequence GTGAGCCGTACGTCCGAGGCCGGTCTGGCCTTCCCCGCCGACCTCGAGGGGTGGCGGCGCTGGTCGCGGACCCGGCGACCGATCGAGCGCACCGTGCGCGCGGCGAAGCACCGGTTGCGACCGGCTCCGCAGGCCGCGCCCACCCTCCACCTACCGCCCGAGGGAGAGGGTGAGGTCGAGACGCTCGTGGTCCTCGACGTGCTCAGCCCGAGCTGCCGCGCGGCGGTGCTCGACCCGGTCGCCCACCTCGATCCCGCTCGCACCGCGCTGCTGGCGCCCGCCCCGCTCGACCCGACGGACCTGCCGACGCAGTGGCGACCACGCTCCTGGTCCGCCGGCACCCCGCTGCCGGGGGTGCGGCAGGTCCTGACGCTCGGGACGTTCAATGCCCTCGCCGAGCAGGTTGTCGCGTGGGCGCGGCCGCGGGGGGCCCGGCACGTGGTCGTGCAGCACGGGTTGCTCACCCGCTGGGCGCCGCCGCTCGCGGACGGCGACCACCTGCTGGCCTGGAGCGTGGCCGACGCCGACTACTGGTCGGCGGGACGCTCGTCCATCACGAGCGAGGTGGTCGGCTCCCAGCTGCTGTCGCTCGCCGGTCGCCAGCCGCGGGTGCCGCTCAAGAGCGAACGGGCCGTCATGCTCGGCCAGCTGCACGGAGTGGAGCTGAACCGCCGCGAGGCGATGCGGACGTACCTGCGGTTCGGCCGTTCCGAAGGCGTCGACTACCGCCCGCACCCCAACGAGCGCGACCTGGCCTCCCGCGCCGCGCACCAGGTCATGCGGCGCGCCGGTGTCCGCTTCGCCGACGAGCCCGGAAGCCTGCTCGATCTCGGCCGCCCCGTCGTCAGCATCTTCTCGACCGGCACGCTCGAGGCAGCCCAGCGCGGGCTGCCCGCCTGGGTCGCACACACCGACCCGCCGCCGTGGGTCGAGGACCTGTGGGAGCGCTACGGATTGAGCCGCTGGGGCGCCGACCCGACGCCCGCCTGGCCGAGCCCCCCAGTCGAGCCGGCCGCGGCCGTCGCAGCAGCTGTGACCTAG
- a CDS encoding DeoR/GlpR family DNA-binding transcription regulator encodes MLARQRQELILQEVEQTGGVRVSDLVDRFGVSDMTVRRDIEVLARKNLVVKVHGGATAAGTRHPDEPGFSVKSEINPAHKSQIARTAASLIEPGSTIAVSAGTTAYAVAVELRPIKRLTVVTNSPRVAEVLFDADRDDQLVVLTGGVRTPSDALAGPVANTMLADIHVETLILGVHGIDLAAGLTTPNLQEAQTNRALIRSARRIVVVADHSKWGVVGLQTIAPLGDVDTLVTDADLDPEARRAIADLGVQLIVAPRSDEDASGVGQ; translated from the coding sequence GTGCTGGCGAGACAGCGGCAGGAGCTGATCCTGCAGGAGGTCGAGCAGACCGGCGGGGTGCGCGTGTCGGATCTGGTCGACCGGTTCGGCGTCTCCGACATGACCGTGCGCCGCGACATCGAGGTGCTGGCCCGCAAGAACCTCGTGGTCAAGGTGCACGGCGGCGCGACCGCTGCGGGCACGCGCCACCCCGACGAGCCGGGGTTCTCGGTGAAGTCGGAGATCAACCCGGCGCACAAGTCGCAGATCGCGCGCACGGCCGCCTCGCTCATCGAGCCCGGCTCGACCATCGCGGTGTCGGCCGGCACCACGGCCTACGCCGTCGCGGTCGAGCTGCGGCCGATCAAGCGGCTGACGGTGGTGACGAACTCCCCGCGCGTGGCGGAGGTGCTGTTCGACGCCGACCGCGACGACCAGCTCGTGGTGCTCACCGGTGGGGTGCGTACGCCGTCCGACGCCCTGGCCGGGCCCGTCGCCAACACGATGCTCGCCGACATCCACGTGGAGACGCTGATCCTCGGCGTGCACGGGATCGACCTGGCGGCCGGCCTCACGACCCCGAATCTGCAAGAGGCACAGACGAATCGGGCGCTGATCAGGAGTGCGCGACGGATCGTCGTGGTGGCCGACCACAGCAAGTGGGGCGTCGTCGGCCTGCAGACGATCGCGCCGCTCGGCGACGTGGACACCCTGGTGACCGACGCCGACCTGGACCCCGAGGCGCGGCGGGCGATCGCCGACCTGGGGGTGCAGCTGATCGTGGCGCCGCGCTCGGACGAGGACGCGTCGGGGGTCGGTCAGTAG
- a CDS encoding glycosyltransferase, translating into MSNAPTVSVVIPCHDAAGTLALQLAALSRQDAAPDFEIVVVDNRSRDGLAAVVQRWAAELPRLRLVSAPRLPGAAYARNVGIGASTGERLLFCDADDVVARDWVREGAAVLEQVAVVNGDDVTLPFAAFTCLDSVWDGHLDRRPRGELERISEPVPYPILLGGNFASRRETLLSVGGFDAAMIDANEDNDLAVRLQRSGALIHRSHAMLIAQRSRAGAKASFRRAFRAGRGHVALAATHDLRRDSPSLSRGTWRLDPLRASGAAAKMATRPRDQRDWPAVATRLGAGLGLWLGEVDRWRGRSQEPAIGAGIEEGQT; encoded by the coding sequence ATGAGCAACGCCCCCACGGTGAGCGTCGTGATCCCGTGCCACGACGCCGCCGGCACCCTGGCCCTGCAGCTTGCCGCGCTCAGCAGGCAGGACGCGGCTCCCGACTTCGAGATCGTCGTCGTCGACAACCGCTCCCGCGACGGTCTTGCGGCGGTGGTGCAGCGCTGGGCGGCCGAGCTGCCCCGGCTGCGGCTCGTCTCCGCACCCCGCCTCCCCGGCGCGGCCTATGCCCGCAACGTCGGCATCGGCGCGAGCACGGGGGAGCGGCTGCTCTTCTGCGACGCCGACGACGTCGTGGCGCGCGACTGGGTGCGCGAGGGCGCGGCCGTGCTCGAGCAGGTTGCGGTGGTCAACGGTGACGACGTGACCCTGCCCTTCGCGGCCTTCACCTGCCTCGACAGCGTGTGGGACGGGCACCTCGACCGGCGCCCGCGCGGTGAGCTGGAGCGCATCTCTGAGCCCGTTCCCTATCCCATCCTGCTCGGCGGAAACTTCGCCTCTCGCCGCGAAACCCTTTTGTCGGTGGGCGGATTCGACGCTGCGATGATCGACGCCAACGAGGACAACGACCTGGCCGTGCGTCTGCAGCGGTCGGGCGCACTCATCCACCGCTCGCACGCGATGCTCATCGCCCAGCGCAGCCGCGCGGGAGCCAAGGCGTCGTTCCGGAGGGCGTTCCGCGCCGGCCGGGGGCACGTGGCCCTCGCCGCGACTCACGACCTGCGCCGAGACTCGCCCAGCCTCAGCCGCGGGACGTGGCGTCTCGACCCGCTGCGCGCGTCCGGCGCGGCCGCGAAGATGGCGACCCGGCCGCGCGACCAGCGCGACTGGCCGGCCGTCGCGACCCGCCTCGGAGCCGGGCTCGGTCTGTGGCTCGGCGAGGTCGACCGGTGGCGTGGGCGGAGCCAGGAGCCGGCCATCGGTGCCGGCATCGAGGAGGGCCAGACGTGA
- a CDS encoding cytidylyltransferase domain-containing protein: MSIPAVIPARGGSKGIPRKNLKPLGGKPLIVWTIEQVLAAPELTPYVSTEDEEIAGVARDAGAEIIERPDDLAQDTTATEPVVEHAVDVITRRVGRPESVMLLQATSPIRLPGTLSRAVTEFTSGAVDSMVGVVPEPIFLWQRSPEVRALYPFESRPRRQDVTPEQERFRETGSLYLTRTEIYETQHNRLGGRIGLFVMDPAESLDIDTLEDFERAEQWIVNRS, translated from the coding sequence ATGAGCATTCCCGCTGTCATCCCGGCCCGCGGCGGGTCGAAGGGCATCCCGCGCAAGAACCTCAAGCCGCTCGGCGGCAAGCCGCTGATCGTCTGGACGATCGAGCAGGTGCTGGCGGCCCCGGAGCTGACGCCGTACGTCTCCACCGAGGACGAGGAGATCGCGGGGGTGGCGCGCGATGCCGGAGCCGAGATCATCGAGCGCCCCGACGACCTCGCCCAGGACACCACGGCCACCGAGCCGGTCGTCGAGCACGCCGTGGACGTCATCACGCGGCGGGTCGGCCGCCCCGAGTCAGTGATGCTGCTGCAGGCGACCTCGCCGATCCGGCTCCCGGGCACGCTCTCCCGGGCGGTGACCGAATTCACCTCTGGCGCAGTCGATTCCATGGTCGGCGTCGTCCCCGAGCCGATCTTCCTGTGGCAGCGCTCCCCCGAGGTGCGCGCGCTCTATCCGTTCGAGAGCCGGCCCCGCCGGCAGGACGTCACTCCCGAGCAGGAGCGCTTCCGCGAGACCGGCTCGCTCTATCTCACGCGGACCGAGATCTACGAGACCCAGCACAACCGCCTGGGCGGCCGCATCGGCCTGTTCGTCATGGACCCCGCCGAGAGCCTCGACATCGACACCCTCGAGGACTTCGAGCGGGCCGAGCAGTGGATTGTTAACAGGAGCTGA
- a CDS encoding sugar transferase: MPQPRPEVASRARTDRLRRFRVGLFLTDFVMVAVALASAQFFRFGAEAAQVAGSEIRYASLTLALAVGWSIALLLRGAYRPDVLGHGSKEFVITITATVQLFALVALLSYALRYQLARGYVLVALPLGILLLMLSHWLWRRRLVRLRRDGELSVRVLAVGDSLHIAQLIEATDREPGAGFRVEGICSDESPGDGQVHGRPVVGRELQAATVAIEGGYDLVAWAGSRSGPEALKRLGWALEGTRTGLVVLPGLIDIAGPRLSATPVSGLPLLYVERPTFSGPKLVAKVAMDYLLTIPMLLLLLPVWALTAVAIWVDDRGPLFYRQERIGQNGRPFRIWKFRSMRVGADSEELDLREGEHDGSGLLFKDRDDPRVTRVGRLLRRFSIDETPQLINVLRGDMSLVGPRPPLPHEVAGYENDVRRRLLVRPGATGLWQINGRSDLSWQESVRLDLYYVENWSVLGDLVILGRTVGAVVQGRGAY; this comes from the coding sequence GTGCCGCAACCGCGCCCCGAGGTCGCCTCGCGCGCCCGCACCGACCGACTCCGGCGCTTCCGGGTCGGTCTCTTCCTGACCGACTTCGTCATGGTCGCGGTCGCGCTCGCGTCCGCCCAGTTCTTCCGGTTCGGCGCCGAGGCCGCGCAGGTCGCGGGGTCGGAGATCCGTTACGCCAGCCTGACCCTCGCTCTCGCCGTGGGCTGGTCCATCGCGCTCCTGCTGCGCGGCGCCTACCGACCCGACGTCCTGGGGCACGGCTCCAAGGAGTTCGTCATCACGATCACGGCGACGGTCCAGCTGTTCGCCCTGGTCGCGCTGCTCAGCTATGCCCTGCGATACCAGCTGGCCCGCGGCTACGTCCTGGTCGCGCTGCCGCTCGGCATCCTGCTGCTGATGCTCAGCCATTGGCTCTGGCGGCGCCGGCTGGTCCGGCTGCGGCGCGACGGAGAGCTGTCGGTCCGGGTGCTCGCCGTCGGCGACAGCCTGCACATCGCCCAGCTGATCGAGGCCACCGACCGAGAGCCCGGGGCCGGCTTCCGGGTCGAGGGCATCTGCTCCGACGAGTCGCCCGGCGACGGTCAGGTGCACGGGCGTCCGGTGGTCGGGCGCGAGCTGCAGGCCGCGACCGTCGCGATCGAGGGCGGCTACGACCTGGTCGCCTGGGCCGGGTCGCGCTCGGGCCCCGAGGCGCTCAAGCGCCTGGGCTGGGCGCTCGAGGGCACCCGCACCGGCCTGGTCGTGCTGCCCGGCCTCATCGACATCGCCGGCCCGCGCCTGAGCGCCACCCCGGTGTCGGGCCTGCCGCTGCTCTACGTCGAGCGGCCCACCTTCTCCGGCCCCAAGCTGGTCGCGAAGGTCGCGATGGACTACCTGCTGACCATCCCGATGCTCCTCCTGCTGCTGCCCGTCTGGGCGCTGACCGCGGTCGCCATCTGGGTCGACGACCGCGGGCCGCTGTTCTACCGCCAGGAGCGCATCGGCCAGAACGGCCGCCCGTTCCGCATCTGGAAGTTCCGCTCGATGCGCGTCGGCGCCGACTCCGAGGAGCTCGACCTGCGCGAGGGCGAGCACGACGGCTCCGGCCTGCTGTTCAAGGACCGCGACGACCCGCGGGTGACCCGTGTCGGGCGCCTGCTGCGCCGGTTCTCCATCGACGAGACCCCCCAGCTGATCAACGTGCTGCGCGGCGACATGAGCCTGGTCGGCCCGCGCCCGCCGCTGCCGCACGAGGTCGCCGGCTACGAGAACGACGTACGCCGTCGCCTCCTCGTGCGCCCCGGCGCCACCGGTCTGTGGCAGATCAACGGCCGCAGCGACCTGTCCTGGCAGGAGTCGGTGCGCCTGGACCTCTACTACGTCGAGAACTGGTCCGTGCTGGGCGACCTGGTGATCCTCGGCCGCACCGTCGGGGCCGTCGTCCAGGGCCGCGGCGCCTACTGA
- a CDS encoding PIG-L family deacetylase, with product MSGPDAADDLTPVLRGRPVLVLAPHLDDAWLSAAAVLQRAECTVWTVFAGSPSPAQSTPWDAASGFADSDETMSSRTREDEAAFAGTPHGVERLPLLDATYADHALRGQDRQELGRRLDTWLTSHPGAVVVAPVGAGVHVPQAVWQVLRERVRRSDDSAAAETPGAAPSAAGADADEGTAEAPSGALRSAKAVAAQSVRRVMHADAQRRRRKAQRRGMAANPDHLLVRDVALATVPRHAGATLVLSEDLPYLWHERGAVQARRLHRHTAGLREVTAPVDVADKHARLQAYTSQLPVLDEQGRLGAADLLPVTETYWIVDDEDRS from the coding sequence ATGAGCGGCCCCGACGCGGCCGACGATCTCACGCCCGTGCTGCGCGGGCGACCCGTGCTGGTGCTCGCCCCGCACCTCGACGACGCGTGGCTGAGCGCCGCGGCGGTTCTGCAGCGCGCTGAGTGCACGGTCTGGACCGTGTTCGCCGGATCGCCCTCCCCCGCGCAGTCGACACCGTGGGACGCGGCCAGCGGGTTCGCCGACTCGGACGAGACGATGAGCTCGCGCACCCGCGAGGACGAGGCGGCCTTCGCCGGCACGCCGCACGGGGTCGAGCGGTTGCCACTGCTGGACGCGACGTACGCCGACCACGCCCTGCGTGGTCAGGACCGGCAGGAGCTGGGCCGGCGGCTCGACACCTGGCTGACGTCGCACCCGGGAGCCGTCGTCGTGGCGCCGGTGGGTGCCGGGGTGCACGTCCCGCAGGCGGTGTGGCAGGTGCTGCGCGAGCGGGTGCGGAGGTCCGACGACTCGGCCGCTGCGGAGACTCCGGGGGCGGCCCCCAGCGCGGCTGGCGCAGACGCGGACGAGGGCACGGCAGAGGCGCCCAGCGGGGCGCTCCGGTCAGCGAAAGCCGTTGCGGCGCAGTCAGTTCGACGGGTCATGCACGCCGACGCGCAGCGGCGCCGCCGCAAGGCCCAGCGGCGAGGCATGGCGGCGAACCCGGACCACCTGCTCGTCCGTGACGTGGCGCTGGCGACCGTGCCGCGGCACGCGGGGGCGACGTTGGTGCTGTCGGAGGACCTGCCCTACCTGTGGCACGAGCGAGGCGCCGTGCAGGCACGGCGGTTGCACCGGCATACGGCGGGGTTGCGGGAGGTCACGGCCCCGGTCGACGTCGCGGACAAGCACGCGCGGCTGCAGGCGTACACCTCTCAGCTGCCGGTGCTCGACGAGCAGGGCCGGCTCGGCGCCGCCGACCTGCTGCCGGTCACCGAGACCTACTGGATCGTCGACGACGAGGACCGTTCATGA
- a CDS encoding glycosyltransferase family 2 protein: MSFGVVIPTLQRSPLLGDLLVALSAEPLVDQIVVVNNATTELPHSGPKISIISPGENIYVNPAWNAGVRAVSTPLLCIANDDLKFDTSLFHHARRWLRLPVGIVAPAENAFRGVERGLLRDNPPVTGRPRLRPVYRRTEGFGTLMFMRRSNYVEIPSELRICFGDDYLFNQQRHRNAVFSGFPIDTPMGTTSSSAEFVQLFDEDRERYLALPPGPYSRRYSWEPKIARHVVHRLRRARS; encoded by the coding sequence ATGTCGTTCGGCGTCGTGATACCGACTCTCCAGCGCTCGCCGCTCCTCGGAGACCTGCTCGTTGCTCTGTCAGCAGAGCCACTCGTCGATCAGATCGTGGTCGTCAACAACGCCACCACCGAGCTGCCCCATTCGGGACCCAAGATCTCGATCATCAGCCCCGGCGAGAACATCTACGTGAACCCAGCTTGGAACGCCGGCGTCCGCGCCGTATCGACGCCTTTGCTGTGCATCGCCAACGACGACCTCAAGTTCGACACTAGCCTCTTCCATCACGCCCGCCGATGGTTGCGCCTGCCGGTGGGAATCGTGGCCCCGGCCGAAAACGCCTTTCGCGGCGTCGAACGTGGACTACTGCGCGACAATCCGCCCGTGACGGGCCGCCCTAGACTGCGTCCTGTATATCGACGCACCGAAGGTTTCGGAACCCTGATGTTCATGCGCCGATCCAACTACGTGGAGATTCCGTCAGAACTTCGCATCTGCTTCGGCGACGACTATCTTTTCAACCAGCAGAGACACCGAAACGCCGTGTTCTCCGGTTTCCCGATCGACACCCCCATGGGGACCACCAGCAGCTCAGCCGAGTTCGTGCAGTTGTTCGATGAAGACCGGGAGCGCTACCTGGCTCTACCACCGGGCCCTTATTCGCGCCGATACAGCTGGGAGCCAAAGATTGCACGCCACGTCGTCCACAGGCTGCGAAGAGCTAGGTCTTGA
- a CDS encoding FkbM family methyltransferase encodes MSLMALTVRKKRFVRRLLGYATNPAAVKARTLLNREQTHDIGGVRITLPPDHSLPFYQRRDPTYDAYAVALLRRLSGGERLTVIDVGANVGDTAAAVLAADPATEVISVEGNEDFLGYLRRNLAAYSERATVVAGFVGPVGERVAYRTQGSTGGFQPAVAEESDTQVQEWVSPAQLLQMVGQEDRVVWKSDIDGFDIHVLAEHWNVIDERCEAIWFEFDSPRTLGDRADVARLIELIAASGRTCWVYDNLGRRMVVLAPGEGQATALSALSEWLHEQIEGHITVPYLDVWAFRSDSAGRLGAETADLKT; translated from the coding sequence ATGAGCCTCATGGCACTTACCGTCCGCAAGAAGCGCTTCGTTCGCAGGCTCCTCGGCTATGCGACCAACCCCGCGGCGGTCAAGGCCAGGACGCTGCTGAATCGTGAGCAGACGCACGACATCGGAGGCGTGCGCATCACCCTCCCGCCGGACCACAGCCTGCCGTTCTACCAACGACGAGACCCGACCTACGACGCGTACGCGGTCGCGCTGCTGCGTCGGCTCAGCGGTGGTGAGCGGCTCACGGTCATCGACGTCGGGGCCAACGTCGGCGACACGGCCGCGGCCGTGCTCGCTGCCGATCCCGCGACCGAGGTGATCAGCGTGGAGGGGAACGAGGACTTCCTGGGCTACCTCCGGCGCAACCTGGCCGCCTATTCCGAGCGTGCGACCGTGGTCGCAGGCTTCGTCGGGCCGGTCGGGGAGCGGGTCGCCTATCGCACGCAGGGGAGCACCGGGGGTTTTCAGCCTGCTGTTGCTGAGGAGTCCGACACCCAGGTGCAGGAGTGGGTCTCGCCAGCGCAGCTCCTGCAGATGGTCGGCCAGGAGGACCGTGTCGTCTGGAAGAGCGATATCGACGGGTTCGACATCCATGTGCTCGCGGAGCACTGGAACGTCATCGACGAGCGGTGCGAAGCGATCTGGTTCGAGTTCGACTCACCGCGCACGCTCGGAGACCGTGCGGACGTTGCGCGCCTGATCGAGCTGATCGCGGCCAGCGGGAGGACCTGCTGGGTCTACGACAACCTGGGCCGACGCATGGTGGTGCTCGCCCCCGGGGAGGGACAGGCGACCGCGCTCAGCGCCCTGTCGGAGTGGCTGCACGAGCAGATCGAAGGACACATCACGGTGCCCTACCTCGACGTCTGGGCTTTCCGAAGCGACTCTGCGGGTCGACTGGGAGCGGAAACTGCTGATCTCAAGACCTAG